AAGTGCTGATCCGATGATACGGGCGCTCCTCTTCCGGTACTCTTCGATCTTCACTCGCGGCGCCGGCAACCGGACGGAATCACTTTTACGTTTCCGATGAGCATGGTTTACTCCGATTTTCTTGCCGGGTTTCATATTCTTTTTGTTTCTCCTTCAAGGTCAGTTAAATCATTTGATTCACTTTGTCTATGCAATGCCACACCTCCGGTGACCAGTAGAATGCCGAGTATCTCATAGACAGTCGGCGTCTGACGCAGCAAGAGGGTCCCTATCACTACGGCGAAAGCAGGAAGTAACGCTAGAAATAACGAGAATGTCGCGCGCGGAAGTCGTGCCATGGCCAATTGATCGCAAACGTAGGGAATCACAGAAGAACAGATTCCGACACCTATGCCCGCCAGCAAAAGGCGCGGATGCTGGAATGCAGGAAGGGCGCCCGTGATACCTATAGGAATCACCGTGATCAAGGCAATCAGCATAGCCATTCCCAGGCGGTCAATTCCTGCTGCGCCCCCACCCTGGGCAATTCGATGCCCAAGCACCACGTATAATACGAAGAACGCGCAATTGGCAAAGGCGAAAAGATAGCCGAGCGGCTCACCGCCGAACCCGATTCCTGTCAGTATCCAACCGCCGCCTGCTGCTAGCATTGAGGCAACAATATTACGGAACGTCCGGGCAC
This DNA window, taken from bacterium, encodes the following:
- a CDS encoding EamA family transporter, with product WIRIASAAALFALWRRPWRSLSRQSRSQLCNLFALGVTLGLMNVCFYQAISRLPLSTVSAIEFIGPIFLATFGARTFRNIVASMLAAGGGWILTGIGFGGEPLGYLFAFANCAFFVLYVVLGHRIAQGGGAAGIDRLGMAMLIALITVIPIGITGALPAFQHPRLLLAGIGVGICSSVIPYVCDQLAMARLPRATFSLFLALLPAFAVVIGTLLLRQTPTVYEILGILLVTGGVALHRQSESNDLTDLEGETKRI